One region of Takifugu flavidus isolate HTHZ2018 chromosome 14, ASM371156v2, whole genome shotgun sequence genomic DNA includes:
- the LOC130537172 gene encoding transcriptional regulator ATRX-like isoform X1: MICSQETIRTISVIDVDWDISAAMLSKSSSKLNVLVNKLHEYLAHSTIEDNKHNAASQDVDGLANRCSAENTTGRAVTEAHLHARYSRRKPSVVIRHSGLDESGDSNASESSEPLLNANGHLDVASLPKGTVLVQPEPADNGRDGFRGPEFCSRKPNVLSRRRGGGEHMEIVSCTACGRQINHFQRDSLFRHPVLKVLVCKGCYKYYLSDDISKDGEGMDEQCRWCAEGGNLICCDFCNNAFCKKCILRNLGRKELSNVVASNWYCYVCNPEPLFGLVTACNKILENMESLFSQQRRQNRVERLPQNIPLDKWDHTGMDGNVIFNYSTLQVSKDATKTAKHLIDSTNFLNRTFVTFIHTVTNKRTPEVRNLYLNAFLSVVKGLRKSLSALEESLKEEFNDLDVASCWERFLGDNANTQTATEADVELTIADERCLCDLQKLAAEHLMDDDSNPKCFAEGKQAPPGIGESMNNSGDPESRLKPSESGVSMTKKLVVKLTPVTMNREPTADSSQKMSGSLSRSEDKPSDSKMYKSSMSLHAEESGTRRSPRLKITPLRRPSDIKAKCSFSAANSDSDSSQEETSNSLAADNSEVQSLNGMRDNSDSDEVPIALINRAALAQSSDEPQSEEDGDKVPAKVAKKCIFWLNKSSPKLPEKTRRKRKLLDRSPESLSGSRRVKLWRERRTESSSDDQDSQEDAHCSREKPVKRGEKGSDRIQAGTAEAKAGQETTSSSSEDVHDDSSSDDQKIKPITEEVALMGAAAFHQSSGDEEPSESGPLWTAEDDDDPENRIAKKILLAQIKANLSSSDDMSWDEETQADESQSDGDREVREGDEKSATVGDAGEDVASDSSLSGSCKAGAGHWLLKHKLSLDEGSSRDKAASDRKGGRLAQEEQSSDGATEDEAEESEPDDGWMSDEMSLSEGEISVGEPKSEVEEDLKSSEQKQPEPYILLSDSSEQSGKEDSNDESSIKGTPRGRRKIRRIIDDENLRSETQEALREEEERCKRLAEREQQMEDRREVFEGSCPITTKLILDQDKETKTPLVQVHRNLVTSLKPHQVDGVQFMWDCCCESVKKTKSSHGSGCILAHCMGLGKTLQVVTFFHTVLLSDNLTFRTALVVCPLNTVLNWVYEFKKWQRNVGSDRVNVQHLVAVKNPSDRLAALQKWYREGGVMVMGYELYRILSLAPKTNDEALRKEFKRILVDPGPDFVVCDEGHMLRNNGSRISKALNAIKTRRRVVLTGTPLQNNLVEYHCMANFIKNNLLGSLREFRNRFINPIQNGQCADSTSKDVRLMKKRAHVLHAMLAGCVQRKDYSVLAEFLPPKQEYVLAVRITPLQYKLYRHYLDHITTVGSMTANIRGRTGANLFKDFHALSHIWNHPWCLQLNWERKEKSRKSQEAAKSSDQMRWEGAAVAQSEVGENKGDQGFDSGSTEAPAVKGASDENKGWFRNLLTEADGKIMEHSGKMVLLFKILRLAAELEEKVLVFSQSLLSLDLIETFLQTSHSLAMPSLANASSFNKNVNYFRIDGSVGAELRKKWTDEFNNAPNSRCNLLLLSTKAGSLGINLVAASRVVIFDASWNPSYDVQSIYRVYRFGQVRPVFIYRFLAQGTMEEKIYDRQVTKQSLSNRVVDQQQIERHYTLHELTELYTFTPDLLHEPNSQKSRRSSSAVPKDIIITELLKSCKDQIVSFHEHDSLLDHKVEEELSESERKAAWAEYKAESATAANPLGLSQSEDNLDAKTDVQLVELLNKTRVTVTNAFLSLNNLRSHSLEEYMSQTRQQYPHLSEEEVKVKGQVWKTWDEKEQERRRAFCQDVLQHQRDLTCRIDTILKSRRTEGMQASMKTVNQPGQT, translated from the exons atgatatgCAGTCAGGAAACTATAAGGACCATTTCGGTTATTGACGTGGATTGGGATATTTCTGCGGCAATGCTGAG TAAGTCTAGCAGCAAGCTGAATGTGTTGGTCAACAAACTACACGAGTATTTGGCCCACTCCACCATTGAGGACAACAAGCATAATGCAGCCTCGCAGGATGTGGATG GTCTGGCAAATAGATGctctgcagaaaacacaacaggTCGAGCTGTGACGGAG GCACACCTGCATGCCAGATACTCAAGAAG AAAACCCTCTGTGGTGATAAGACACTCGGGGCTGGATGAATCTGGGGACTCGAATGCAAGTGAAAGTTCAGAACCTCTGCTCAATGCAAATGGTCACCTGGACGTCGCCAGTTTGCCCAAAG GCACAGTCCTCGTGCAGCCTGAACCTGCTGATAATGGAAGAGATGGCTTCAGGGGTCCAGagttctgcagcaggaaaccaAACGTGCTCTCAAGAAGACGTGGGG GAGGCGAACACATGGAAATTGTCAGTTGCACTGCATGTGGTCGGCAAATTAACCACTTCCAGAGAGATTCTCTCTTCCGACATCCTGTGTTGAAAGTACTTGTCTGTAAA GGGTGTTATAAATATTATTTAAGTGATGACATCAGTAAAGATGGTGAAGGAATGGACGAGCAGTGCAG GTGGTGCGCTGAAGGAGGCAACCTGATCTGCTGCGACTTCTGCAATAACGCCTTCTGCAAAAAGTGTATTCTGAGGAATTTGGGAAGGAAAGAACTATCCAATGTCGTGGCAAGCAACTGGTACTGCTATGTGTGCAACCCAGAGCCGCTCTTTGGTCTGGTGACGGCCTGCAACAAAATCCTGGAAAACATGGAGAGCCTCTTTTCTCAGCAACGCAGGCAGAACCGAGTGGAACGGCTTCCGCAGAACATTCCTTTAGATAAATGGGATCATACCGGCATGGATGGGAATGTCATTTTCAACTACAGCACGCTGCAGGTTTCCAAGGACGCTACCAAAACGGCGAAACATTTAATAGACTCGACAAACTTTTTAAACCGAACTTTCGTCACGTTCATTCATACCGTAACAAACAAACGAACACCAGAGGTTCGGAATCTGTACCTGAACGCTTTTTTGTCAGTAGTTAAAGGGTTGCGAAAGTCACTGTCGGCTCTAGAGGAAAGTCTGAAGGAAGAATTCAATGATTTGGATGTGGCGAGCTGTTGGGAGAGGTTCCTGGGGGACAACGCCAACACACAAACTGCTACGGAAGCAGACGTAGAGTTGACTATCGCTGACGAAAGATGCTTATGTGACTTGCAGAAATTGGCAGCGGAACATCTGATGGATGACGATTCAAATCCTAAATGTTTcgcagaaggaaaacaggcacCTCCCGGCATTGGGGAGAGCATGAACAATTCCGGGGATCCAGAGAGTCGCCTGAAACCTTCGGAAAGTGGCGTCAGCATGACTAAAAAACTAGTGGTAAAACTTACTCCTGTAACTATGAACAGGGAGCCCACTGCTGACTCTTCCCAAAAAATGTCAGGGTCACTGAGTCGATCGGAAGATAAACCCAGTGACAGTAAGATGTACAAATCCAGTATGTCTTTACATGCAGAAGAGTCTGGGACTCGACGATCTCCTCGCCTGAAGATCACACCTCTGCGTCGACCCAGTGATATTAAGGCCAAATGTTCATTTTCAGCAGCAAACAGCGACAGCGACTCTTCCCAGGAGGAAACCTCCAACTCACTAGCAGCCGACAACTCTGAAGTGCAGAGTTTGAACGGCATGAGAGACAATTCGGACTCGGACGAAGTCCCCATTGCACTGATTAACCGGGCAGCATTAGCACAAAGCTCAGATGAGCCTCAGAGCGAGGAGGATGGTGACAAGGTCCCCGCTAAGGTGGCCAAGAAATGTATCTTTTGGTTGAATAAGAGCAGCCCAAAGTTGCCCGAGAAAACTCGCCGCAAACGCAAGTTGCTGGACCGTTCCCCCGAGTCACTCTCTGGCAGCAGAAGAGTCAAGttatggagggagagaaggacagAATCCTCGAGCGACGATCAAGATTCCCAGGAAGACGCGCACTGTTCGAGAGAAAAGCCTGtcaaaagaggagagaagggctCAGACAGGATACAGGCCGGAACAGCCGAGGCTAAAGCTGGCCAGGAAACGACGTCCTCATCGAGTGAAGACGTCCACGATGACTCGAGCAGTGACGATCAGAAGATCAAACCAATCACTGAAGAAGTGGCCTTAATGGGGGCAGCAGCATTCCATCAGTCATCCG GTGATGAGGAGCCCTCTGAATCTGGGCCCTTGTGGACAGCAGAGGATGACGACGATCCGGAAAATAG AATCGCTAAGAAAATACTATTGGCCCAAATCAAAGCCAACCTCTCTTCGAGCGATGATATGTCTTGGGATGAGGAGACGCAGGCCGATGAGTCACAGTCAGACGGCGATCGGGAGGTCAGAGAAGGAGACGAGAAGAGTGCTACCGTTGGAGATG CAGGGGAGGACGTCGCGTCGGACTCGTCCCTCAGCGGGTCCTGTAAGGCCGGCGCAGGTCACTGGCTACTCAAGCACAAGCTGTCTTTAGATGAAGGATCCTCGAGGGACAAGGCGGCATCGgacaggaaaggagggaggctggcacaggaagagcagagct CTGACGGCGCCACCGAAGACGAAGCTGAGGAGTCGGAGCCGGACGATGGCTGGATGAGTGACGAGATGAGTCTGTCGGAGGGAGAGATCAGTGTGGGCGAACCCAAAAG TGAAGTGGAGGAGGACCTGAAGAGTTCGGAGCAGAAGCAACCAGAGCCTTACATCCTGCTGTCTGACTCCAGTGAACAG agtGGTAAAGAAGATTCCAATGACGAGTCGAGCATTAAAGGCACGCCCAGAGGTCGCAGAAAGATCCGCCGAATAATCGACGATGAGAACCTGCGTTCGGAGACCCAGGAGGccctcagagaggaggaggagaggtgcaAGCGCCTGGCAGAGCGggaacagcagatggaggacaggagagaggtgTTTGAGGGGTCGTGTCCCATCACCACCAAGCTGATCCTGGATCAGGACAAAGAGACCAAGACGCCTCTTGTTCAGGTGCACCGGAACCTGGTGACCAGCTTGAAGCCGCACCAGGTGGACG GAGTCCAGTTCATGTGGGACTGTTGCTGCGAGTCAGTCAAGAAGACCAAGTCCTCGCATGGGTCGGGATGTATACTGGCGCACTGCATGGGCCTGGGAAAGACGCTGCAG GTGGTGACATTCTTCCACACCGTGCTGCTGTCAGACAACCTGACGTTTAGAACGGCGCTGGTGGTCTGTCCTCTGAACACGGTTCTCAACTGGGTTTATGAGTTTAAGAAATGGCAGAGGAATGTGGGAAGTGACAGAGTAAAT GTTCAACATCTGGTGGCAGTAAAGAATCCCTCGGACCGTCTCGCTGCTCTGCAGAAATGGTACCGAGAGGGCGGGGTCATGGTAATGGGGTATGAGCTGTACCGGATCCTGTCACTGGCCCCCAAGACCAACGACGAGGCCTTGAGGAAGGAGTTCAAGCGCATACTGGTGGATCCAG GTCCGGACTTTGTGGTGTGTGACGAGGGACACATGCTGCGCAACAACGGCTCCAGAATTTCCAAAGCTCTGAATGCAAtaaagacgaggaggagggtggTGCTAACAGGGACACCGCTGCAGAACAACCTGGTTGAGT atCACTGCATGGCGAATTTCATCAAGAACAACCTTCTGGGCTCACTCCGCGAGTTCCGAAACCGCTTCATCAACCCCATTCAGAACGGCCAGTGTGCCGATTCCACGTCCAAAGACGTCCGACTCATGAAGAAACGAGCCCACGTGCTTCACGCTATGCTGGCTGGATGCGTGCAG AGGAAAGATTATTCAGTGCTGGCCGAGTTTCTGCCTCCCAAACAGGAGTACGTGTTAGCCGTGAGGATCACCCCGCTGCAGTATAAGCTGTACCGCCATTACCTCGATCACATCACCA CTGTGGGTTCCATGACGGCTAATATAAGGGGGAGGACGGGCGCGAACCTCTTCAAAGATTTTCATGCACTCAGTCACATTTGGAACCACCCCTGGTGTCTGCAGCTCAACTGGGAGAGAAAG GAAAAATCCAGGAAAAGTCAGGAAGCAGCCAAATCTTCAGATCAGATGAGATGGGAAGGAGCGGCGGTAGCTCAGAG TGAAGTGGGAGAGAATAAAGGAGATCAAGGATTTGATTCTGGTTCCACTGAAGCTCCAGCAGTCAAAG GGGCCTCTGATGAAAACAAGGGATGGTTCAGAAATCTCTTGACGGAAGCTGACGGCAAAATCATGGAGCACTCGGGGAAGATGGTCTTGCTGTTCAAGATCCTGAGGCTGGCtgcggagctggaggagaaagt GCTCGTCTTCAGTCAGTCCTTGTTGTCATTAGATCTGATCGAGACCTTCCTTCAGACGTCCCACAGTCTCGCTATGCCATCACTAGCCAATG CTTCCAGCTTCAACAAGAATGTTAATTACTTCCGTATTGATGGCAGCGTGGGAGCAGAGCTCCGAAAGAAGTGGACGGATGAGTTCAATAATGCCCCCAACAGCAG GTGCAAcctgcttctcctctccacAAAAGCCGGCTCACTCGGCATCAACTTGGTCGCCGCCAGCAGGGTGGTGATCTTTGACGCGTCCTGGAACCCCTCGTACGACGTGCAGAGCATTTACAGGGTGTACCGCTTCGGCCAGGTCAGACCAGTGTTCATCTATCGCTTCCTAGCTCAG GGCACCATGGAGGAAAAGATCTATGACCGGCAGGTGACCAAGCAGTCTCTGTCCAACCGAGTGGTGGACCAGCAGCAGATCGAGAGGCACTACACTCTTCACGAGCTGACTGAACTTTACACGTTCACGCCAGACCTGCTGCACGAGCCCAACTCtcagaagagcagaagaagctCCTCTGCTGTGCCAAAG GACATAATAatcacagagctgctgaagtCCTGCAAAGACCAGATAGTGTCTTTCCACGAGCACGACTCTCTGCTGGACCacaaggtggaggaggagctgagcgagTCAGAACGTAAAGCTGCCTGGGCCGAGTACAAGGCCGAG TCAGCCACCGCGGCCAATCCGCTCGGGCTGAGCCAGAGCGAGGACAACCTGGACGCCAAAACGGACGTGCAGCTCGTC GAGCTGCTCAACAAAACCAGAGTGACGGTGACGAACGCCTTCTTGTCGCTGAATAACTTGAGGTCTCACAGTCTGGAGGAGTACATGTCACAGACG CGGCAACAGTATCCTCacctgtctgaggaggaggtgaaagtcaaaggtcaggtcTGGAAAACCTGGGACGAGAAGGAGCAGGAACGCAGACGGGCGTTCTGTCAGGACGTTCTTCAGCATCAGCGGGAC CTGACGTGCCGCATCGACACCATCCTGAAAAGCCGAAGGACTGAAGGGATGCAGGCGTCCATGAAGACGGTGAACCAGCCCGGGCAGACTTGA
- the LOC130537172 gene encoding transcriptional regulator ATRX-like isoform X2 has translation MICSQETIRTISVIDVDWDISAAMLSKSSSKLNVLVNKLHEYLAHSTIEDNKHNAASQDVDGLANRCSAENTTGRAVTEAHLHARYSRRKPSVVIRHSGLDESGDSNASESSEPLLNANGHLDVASLPKGTVLVQPEPADNGRDGFRGPEFCSRKPNVLSRRRGGGEHMEIVSCTACGRQINHFQRDSLFRHPVLKVLVCKGCYKYYLSDDISKDGEGMDEQCRWCAEGGNLICCDFCNNAFCKKCILRNLGRKELSNVVASNWYCYVCNPEPLFGLVTACNKILENMESLFSQQRRQNRVERLPQNIPLDKWDHTGMDGNVIFNYSTLQVSKDATKTAKHLIDSTNFLNRTFVTFIHTVTNKRTPEVRNLYLNAFLSVVKGLRKSLSALEESLKEEFNDLDVASCWERFLGDNANTQTATEADVELTIADERCLCDLQKLAAEHLMDDDSNPKCFAEGKQAPPGIGESMNNSGDPESRLKPSESGVSMTKKLVVKLTPVTMNREPTADSSQKMSGSLSRSEDKPSDSKMYKSSMSLHAEESGTRRSPRLKITPLRRPSDIKAKCSFSAANSDSDSSQEETSNSLAADNSEVQSLNGMRDNSDSDEVPIALINRAALAQSSDEPQSEEDGDKVPAKVAKKCIFWLNKSSPKLPEKTRRKRKLLDRSPESLSGSRRVKLWRERRTESSSDDQDSQEDAHCSREKPVKRGEKGSDRIQAGTAEAKAGQETTSSSSEDVHDDSSSDDQKIKPITEEVALMGAAAFHQSSGDEEPSESGPLWTAEDDDDPENRIAKKILLAQIKANLSSSDDMSWDEETQADESQSDGDREVREGDEKSATVGDGEDVASDSSLSGSCKAGAGHWLLKHKLSLDEGSSRDKAASDRKGGRLAQEEQSSDGATEDEAEESEPDDGWMSDEMSLSEGEISVGEPKSEVEEDLKSSEQKQPEPYILLSDSSEQSGKEDSNDESSIKGTPRGRRKIRRIIDDENLRSETQEALREEEERCKRLAEREQQMEDRREVFEGSCPITTKLILDQDKETKTPLVQVHRNLVTSLKPHQVDGVQFMWDCCCESVKKTKSSHGSGCILAHCMGLGKTLQVVTFFHTVLLSDNLTFRTALVVCPLNTVLNWVYEFKKWQRNVGSDRVNVQHLVAVKNPSDRLAALQKWYREGGVMVMGYELYRILSLAPKTNDEALRKEFKRILVDPGPDFVVCDEGHMLRNNGSRISKALNAIKTRRRVVLTGTPLQNNLVEYHCMANFIKNNLLGSLREFRNRFINPIQNGQCADSTSKDVRLMKKRAHVLHAMLAGCVQRKDYSVLAEFLPPKQEYVLAVRITPLQYKLYRHYLDHITTVGSMTANIRGRTGANLFKDFHALSHIWNHPWCLQLNWERKEKSRKSQEAAKSSDQMRWEGAAVAQSEVGENKGDQGFDSGSTEAPAVKGASDENKGWFRNLLTEADGKIMEHSGKMVLLFKILRLAAELEEKVLVFSQSLLSLDLIETFLQTSHSLAMPSLANASSFNKNVNYFRIDGSVGAELRKKWTDEFNNAPNSRCNLLLLSTKAGSLGINLVAASRVVIFDASWNPSYDVQSIYRVYRFGQVRPVFIYRFLAQGTMEEKIYDRQVTKQSLSNRVVDQQQIERHYTLHELTELYTFTPDLLHEPNSQKSRRSSSAVPKDIIITELLKSCKDQIVSFHEHDSLLDHKVEEELSESERKAAWAEYKAESATAANPLGLSQSEDNLDAKTDVQLVELLNKTRVTVTNAFLSLNNLRSHSLEEYMSQTRQQYPHLSEEEVKVKGQVWKTWDEKEQERRRAFCQDVLQHQRDLTCRIDTILKSRRTEGMQASMKTVNQPGQT, from the exons atgatatgCAGTCAGGAAACTATAAGGACCATTTCGGTTATTGACGTGGATTGGGATATTTCTGCGGCAATGCTGAG TAAGTCTAGCAGCAAGCTGAATGTGTTGGTCAACAAACTACACGAGTATTTGGCCCACTCCACCATTGAGGACAACAAGCATAATGCAGCCTCGCAGGATGTGGATG GTCTGGCAAATAGATGctctgcagaaaacacaacaggTCGAGCTGTGACGGAG GCACACCTGCATGCCAGATACTCAAGAAG AAAACCCTCTGTGGTGATAAGACACTCGGGGCTGGATGAATCTGGGGACTCGAATGCAAGTGAAAGTTCAGAACCTCTGCTCAATGCAAATGGTCACCTGGACGTCGCCAGTTTGCCCAAAG GCACAGTCCTCGTGCAGCCTGAACCTGCTGATAATGGAAGAGATGGCTTCAGGGGTCCAGagttctgcagcaggaaaccaAACGTGCTCTCAAGAAGACGTGGGG GAGGCGAACACATGGAAATTGTCAGTTGCACTGCATGTGGTCGGCAAATTAACCACTTCCAGAGAGATTCTCTCTTCCGACATCCTGTGTTGAAAGTACTTGTCTGTAAA GGGTGTTATAAATATTATTTAAGTGATGACATCAGTAAAGATGGTGAAGGAATGGACGAGCAGTGCAG GTGGTGCGCTGAAGGAGGCAACCTGATCTGCTGCGACTTCTGCAATAACGCCTTCTGCAAAAAGTGTATTCTGAGGAATTTGGGAAGGAAAGAACTATCCAATGTCGTGGCAAGCAACTGGTACTGCTATGTGTGCAACCCAGAGCCGCTCTTTGGTCTGGTGACGGCCTGCAACAAAATCCTGGAAAACATGGAGAGCCTCTTTTCTCAGCAACGCAGGCAGAACCGAGTGGAACGGCTTCCGCAGAACATTCCTTTAGATAAATGGGATCATACCGGCATGGATGGGAATGTCATTTTCAACTACAGCACGCTGCAGGTTTCCAAGGACGCTACCAAAACGGCGAAACATTTAATAGACTCGACAAACTTTTTAAACCGAACTTTCGTCACGTTCATTCATACCGTAACAAACAAACGAACACCAGAGGTTCGGAATCTGTACCTGAACGCTTTTTTGTCAGTAGTTAAAGGGTTGCGAAAGTCACTGTCGGCTCTAGAGGAAAGTCTGAAGGAAGAATTCAATGATTTGGATGTGGCGAGCTGTTGGGAGAGGTTCCTGGGGGACAACGCCAACACACAAACTGCTACGGAAGCAGACGTAGAGTTGACTATCGCTGACGAAAGATGCTTATGTGACTTGCAGAAATTGGCAGCGGAACATCTGATGGATGACGATTCAAATCCTAAATGTTTcgcagaaggaaaacaggcacCTCCCGGCATTGGGGAGAGCATGAACAATTCCGGGGATCCAGAGAGTCGCCTGAAACCTTCGGAAAGTGGCGTCAGCATGACTAAAAAACTAGTGGTAAAACTTACTCCTGTAACTATGAACAGGGAGCCCACTGCTGACTCTTCCCAAAAAATGTCAGGGTCACTGAGTCGATCGGAAGATAAACCCAGTGACAGTAAGATGTACAAATCCAGTATGTCTTTACATGCAGAAGAGTCTGGGACTCGACGATCTCCTCGCCTGAAGATCACACCTCTGCGTCGACCCAGTGATATTAAGGCCAAATGTTCATTTTCAGCAGCAAACAGCGACAGCGACTCTTCCCAGGAGGAAACCTCCAACTCACTAGCAGCCGACAACTCTGAAGTGCAGAGTTTGAACGGCATGAGAGACAATTCGGACTCGGACGAAGTCCCCATTGCACTGATTAACCGGGCAGCATTAGCACAAAGCTCAGATGAGCCTCAGAGCGAGGAGGATGGTGACAAGGTCCCCGCTAAGGTGGCCAAGAAATGTATCTTTTGGTTGAATAAGAGCAGCCCAAAGTTGCCCGAGAAAACTCGCCGCAAACGCAAGTTGCTGGACCGTTCCCCCGAGTCACTCTCTGGCAGCAGAAGAGTCAAGttatggagggagagaaggacagAATCCTCGAGCGACGATCAAGATTCCCAGGAAGACGCGCACTGTTCGAGAGAAAAGCCTGtcaaaagaggagagaagggctCAGACAGGATACAGGCCGGAACAGCCGAGGCTAAAGCTGGCCAGGAAACGACGTCCTCATCGAGTGAAGACGTCCACGATGACTCGAGCAGTGACGATCAGAAGATCAAACCAATCACTGAAGAAGTGGCCTTAATGGGGGCAGCAGCATTCCATCAGTCATCCG GTGATGAGGAGCCCTCTGAATCTGGGCCCTTGTGGACAGCAGAGGATGACGACGATCCGGAAAATAG AATCGCTAAGAAAATACTATTGGCCCAAATCAAAGCCAACCTCTCTTCGAGCGATGATATGTCTTGGGATGAGGAGACGCAGGCCGATGAGTCACAGTCAGACGGCGATCGGGAGGTCAGAGAAGGAGACGAGAAGAGTGCTACCGTTGGAGATG GGGAGGACGTCGCGTCGGACTCGTCCCTCAGCGGGTCCTGTAAGGCCGGCGCAGGTCACTGGCTACTCAAGCACAAGCTGTCTTTAGATGAAGGATCCTCGAGGGACAAGGCGGCATCGgacaggaaaggagggaggctggcacaggaagagcagagct CTGACGGCGCCACCGAAGACGAAGCTGAGGAGTCGGAGCCGGACGATGGCTGGATGAGTGACGAGATGAGTCTGTCGGAGGGAGAGATCAGTGTGGGCGAACCCAAAAG TGAAGTGGAGGAGGACCTGAAGAGTTCGGAGCAGAAGCAACCAGAGCCTTACATCCTGCTGTCTGACTCCAGTGAACAG agtGGTAAAGAAGATTCCAATGACGAGTCGAGCATTAAAGGCACGCCCAGAGGTCGCAGAAAGATCCGCCGAATAATCGACGATGAGAACCTGCGTTCGGAGACCCAGGAGGccctcagagaggaggaggagaggtgcaAGCGCCTGGCAGAGCGggaacagcagatggaggacaggagagaggtgTTTGAGGGGTCGTGTCCCATCACCACCAAGCTGATCCTGGATCAGGACAAAGAGACCAAGACGCCTCTTGTTCAGGTGCACCGGAACCTGGTGACCAGCTTGAAGCCGCACCAGGTGGACG GAGTCCAGTTCATGTGGGACTGTTGCTGCGAGTCAGTCAAGAAGACCAAGTCCTCGCATGGGTCGGGATGTATACTGGCGCACTGCATGGGCCTGGGAAAGACGCTGCAG GTGGTGACATTCTTCCACACCGTGCTGCTGTCAGACAACCTGACGTTTAGAACGGCGCTGGTGGTCTGTCCTCTGAACACGGTTCTCAACTGGGTTTATGAGTTTAAGAAATGGCAGAGGAATGTGGGAAGTGACAGAGTAAAT GTTCAACATCTGGTGGCAGTAAAGAATCCCTCGGACCGTCTCGCTGCTCTGCAGAAATGGTACCGAGAGGGCGGGGTCATGGTAATGGGGTATGAGCTGTACCGGATCCTGTCACTGGCCCCCAAGACCAACGACGAGGCCTTGAGGAAGGAGTTCAAGCGCATACTGGTGGATCCAG GTCCGGACTTTGTGGTGTGTGACGAGGGACACATGCTGCGCAACAACGGCTCCAGAATTTCCAAAGCTCTGAATGCAAtaaagacgaggaggagggtggTGCTAACAGGGACACCGCTGCAGAACAACCTGGTTGAGT atCACTGCATGGCGAATTTCATCAAGAACAACCTTCTGGGCTCACTCCGCGAGTTCCGAAACCGCTTCATCAACCCCATTCAGAACGGCCAGTGTGCCGATTCCACGTCCAAAGACGTCCGACTCATGAAGAAACGAGCCCACGTGCTTCACGCTATGCTGGCTGGATGCGTGCAG AGGAAAGATTATTCAGTGCTGGCCGAGTTTCTGCCTCCCAAACAGGAGTACGTGTTAGCCGTGAGGATCACCCCGCTGCAGTATAAGCTGTACCGCCATTACCTCGATCACATCACCA CTGTGGGTTCCATGACGGCTAATATAAGGGGGAGGACGGGCGCGAACCTCTTCAAAGATTTTCATGCACTCAGTCACATTTGGAACCACCCCTGGTGTCTGCAGCTCAACTGGGAGAGAAAG GAAAAATCCAGGAAAAGTCAGGAAGCAGCCAAATCTTCAGATCAGATGAGATGGGAAGGAGCGGCGGTAGCTCAGAG TGAAGTGGGAGAGAATAAAGGAGATCAAGGATTTGATTCTGGTTCCACTGAAGCTCCAGCAGTCAAAG GGGCCTCTGATGAAAACAAGGGATGGTTCAGAAATCTCTTGACGGAAGCTGACGGCAAAATCATGGAGCACTCGGGGAAGATGGTCTTGCTGTTCAAGATCCTGAGGCTGGCtgcggagctggaggagaaagt GCTCGTCTTCAGTCAGTCCTTGTTGTCATTAGATCTGATCGAGACCTTCCTTCAGACGTCCCACAGTCTCGCTATGCCATCACTAGCCAATG CTTCCAGCTTCAACAAGAATGTTAATTACTTCCGTATTGATGGCAGCGTGGGAGCAGAGCTCCGAAAGAAGTGGACGGATGAGTTCAATAATGCCCCCAACAGCAG GTGCAAcctgcttctcctctccacAAAAGCCGGCTCACTCGGCATCAACTTGGTCGCCGCCAGCAGGGTGGTGATCTTTGACGCGTCCTGGAACCCCTCGTACGACGTGCAGAGCATTTACAGGGTGTACCGCTTCGGCCAGGTCAGACCAGTGTTCATCTATCGCTTCCTAGCTCAG GGCACCATGGAGGAAAAGATCTATGACCGGCAGGTGACCAAGCAGTCTCTGTCCAACCGAGTGGTGGACCAGCAGCAGATCGAGAGGCACTACACTCTTCACGAGCTGACTGAACTTTACACGTTCACGCCAGACCTGCTGCACGAGCCCAACTCtcagaagagcagaagaagctCCTCTGCTGTGCCAAAG GACATAATAatcacagagctgctgaagtCCTGCAAAGACCAGATAGTGTCTTTCCACGAGCACGACTCTCTGCTGGACCacaaggtggaggaggagctgagcgagTCAGAACGTAAAGCTGCCTGGGCCGAGTACAAGGCCGAG TCAGCCACCGCGGCCAATCCGCTCGGGCTGAGCCAGAGCGAGGACAACCTGGACGCCAAAACGGACGTGCAGCTCGTC GAGCTGCTCAACAAAACCAGAGTGACGGTGACGAACGCCTTCTTGTCGCTGAATAACTTGAGGTCTCACAGTCTGGAGGAGTACATGTCACAGACG CGGCAACAGTATCCTCacctgtctgaggaggaggtgaaagtcaaaggtcaggtcTGGAAAACCTGGGACGAGAAGGAGCAGGAACGCAGACGGGCGTTCTGTCAGGACGTTCTTCAGCATCAGCGGGAC CTGACGTGCCGCATCGACACCATCCTGAAAAGCCGAAGGACTGAAGGGATGCAGGCGTCCATGAAGACGGTGAACCAGCCCGGGCAGACTTGA